A single window of Ictalurus punctatus breed USDA103 chromosome 27, Coco_2.0, whole genome shotgun sequence DNA harbors:
- the rbm20 gene encoding RNA-binding protein 20 isoform X5: MKQAWDKNVFENGQSKQQGTGPVDSAPSFEHLQNTGSGDKYDKTVLPVGGALSGAGQNLLLTPASLQLAQLQAQLTLHRLKLAQNSNTAAAATVLNQVLSNVTMSQPLFNQLRGSSMPQAPGTGFPSTPITFPPPATPLSTLVGGAFTQNHAGIRLNHYGGGGNMNQSANPHRECGNKPSKFQAGFLGGITAGASKAGEGGQYGGTGGPKTNSQNNYQRDFYSSESQLQGSGHTEQWKTPAGFPISGKLDVGTGVGGSTWAPSTHGFIGPRAELYNPEEPTGDPKFSPAGGLGFSTAGGSQGFLGYLQQQKGEDGRGMTLQAHQLNDYHGVTPSHLPHQCTICEKKVYNLKDWDQHVKGKLHIQNRLLYTDGPALGALHFPVASEGCLESALNNSTMAYSSAAGQDVSTGGSSFLPAAPMKSFPLSGAGFTSHQPGTKFVARKPGPGRVVHICNLPEGSCTENDVINLGLPFGKVTNYILMRSTHQAFLEMAYVEAAQAMVQYYQLHPATINDQKLLIRMSKRYKELQLKKPGKDVESIIQDINSQRERDELHELDRYPQERTRSRSPVTRSLTPPSHSPSFTSCSSTHSPQAAPWMNGAGPRRGSWDWTPRDRDEWRNGEDDRPNERRKPYLKPADERSRERYFSSHHPAAADDFYKKEKLPRVSQHQRHEPKFKRRDGGGDHHRGRHSESEPGEDGRGRRTSRRHEREPNNHKESTEHRAKDRSLSPHSSKPTEPSEGERDRESEAEECGSGEDTEGECWYPKSMEELVTVDEVGEEDDSIVEPDLPELQEEEHEEEEVEVEGGREEEEETTSAKAEKRESAPDAVTEETPRPDQPDCAEAPSSHICLFPNQEFKSALEEAAEPGVSPAHTVETHAPATQAVPESVREAEKVTEKHTGRTSEAEKKETQHVEDNQKREVPVSAGRGESAALRL, from the exons TACTGGTTCAGGAGACAAGTATGATAAGACGGTGCTTCCTGTTGGCGGAGCCTTAAGCGGAGCCGGTCAAAATCTGCTACTTACTCCGGCCAGTCTGCAGCTGGCCCAGCTCCAGGCTCAGCTCACCCTGCATCGCCTCAAACTCGCCCAGAACAGCAACACTGCTGCCGCTGCCACAGTCCTCAATCAAGTCCTCTCCAATGTGACCATGTCCCAGCCTCTATTTAACCAGCTTAGAGGCTCCAGCATGCCGCAGGCTCCAGGAACAGGCTTTCCTTCGACACCGATAACCTTTCCCCCTCCTGCCACCCCCCTAAGCACCCTTGTAGGGGGTGCCTTCACCCAGAACCATGCTGGGATCCGATTGAATCACTATGGAGGAGGTGGAAACATGAACCAGAGTGCCAACCCACACAGGGAATGTGGGAATAAGCCCAGCAAATTTCAGGCAGGGTTTCTGGGAGGAATCACAGCAGGGGCCAGTAAAGCAGGTGAAGGAGGACAGTATGGAGGCACTGGTGGTCCCAAAACCAACAGCCAAAACAACTACCAGAGAGACTTCTACTCTTCTGAGAGTCAACTCCAGGGCTCTGGCCATACAGAACAATGGAAAACCCCAGCCGGCTTTCCCATCTCGGGTAAACTTGATGTAGGAACGGGTGTCGGGGGCAGTACATGGGCACCATCCACACATGGATTTATTGGTCCACGAGCAGAGCTGTACAATCCCGAGGAGCCCACTGGTGACCCCAAATTCAGCCCAGCAGGAGGCCTTGGTTTTAGCACTGCCGGTGGTTCACAGGGGTTTCTGGGATACCTACAGCAACAGAAGGGTGAGGATGGGAGGGGCATGACTTTACAAGCGCACCAGCTCAATGACTATCATGGcgtcacaccatcacacctacCCCACCAGTGCACCATTTGTGAAAAGAAGGTTTACAACTTGAAG GATTGGGACCAGCACGTGAAGGGCAAGTTGCATATACAGAATCGCTTGCTGTACACTGACGG CCCTGCACTTGGAGCCCTGCACTTTCCCGTCGCCTCGGAAGGATGCCTCGAGTCGGCACTGAATAACAGCACCATGGCGTACTCGTCCGCCGCCGGCCAAG ATGTTTCAACCGGAGGCTCCTCTTTTTTACCAGCTGCACCTATGAAGTCATTTCCTCTCTCGGGGGCGGGATTTACGTCACACCAACCGGGGACAAAG TTTGTAGCGCGGAAGCCGGGTCCCGGGCGCGTCGTGCACATCTGTAACCTCCCTGAGGGCAGCTGCACCGAGAACGATGTGATCAACCTGGGTCTGCCCTTCGGCAAGGTCACCAACTACATCCTCATGCGCTCCACACACCAG GCTTTCCTGGAGATGGCGTACGTGGAGGCGGCTCAGGCCATGGTGCAGTACTACCAGCTCCATCCGGCCACCATCAATGACCAGAAGCTCCTCATACGCATGTCCAAGAGATACAAGGAGCTGCAGCTCAAG AAACCCGGTAAAGACGTCGAGTCCATCATCCAGGACATCAACtctcagagggagagagacgagCTGCACGAGTTGGACCG GTATCCACAAGAGCGGACGCGCTCGCGCAGCCCCGTCACTCGCTCCCTGACTCCGCCCTCACACAGCCCCAGCTTCACGTCCTGCAGCTCCACCCACAGCCCCCAGGCGGCGCCTTGGATGAACGGCGCCGGCCCGCGGCGCGGATCGTGGGACTGGACGCCGCGCGACAGGGACGAGTGGCGGAACGGCGAGGACGACAGGCCCAACGAACGCAGGAAGCCCTACCTCAAACCGGCAGACGAGCGCAGCAGGGAGCGCTATTTCTCCTCCCACCATCCCGCCGCTGCGGACGACTTCTATAAGAAGGAAAAGCTCCCGCGCGTCTCCCAGCACCAGAGACACGAGCCGAAGTTCAAGCGGCGAGACGGAGGCGGGGACCACCACAGGGGCAGACATTCGGAATCCGAGCCCGGGGAGGACGGACGAGGCAGGAGGACGAGCAGGAGGCACGAGAGAGAGCCTAACAATCAC aAAGAATCTACAGAGCACAGAGCCAAAGACAGATCGTTATCTCCGCACAGCAGCAAACCGACGGAGCCCAGCGAGGGCGAGCGCGACCGAGAGAGCGAG GCGGAGGAGTGTGGAAGTGGCGAGGACACGGAGGGCGAGTGCTGGTACCCTAAGAGCATGGAGGAGCTGGTGACCGTGGACGAGGTGGGCGAAGAAGACGACTCCATCGTCGAACCCGATCTCCCCGAGTTGCAGGAAGAGGagcatgaggaggaggaggtggaggtggagggggggcgtgaggaagaggaggagaccACGTCGGCGAAGGCGGAGAAACGGGAGTCGGCGCCGGACGCTGTAACGGAAGAAACGCCGAGGCCTGATCAGCCGGACTGCGCCGAAGCTCCGTCCTCTCACATCTGCCTCTTCCCAAACCAAGAGTTTAAAAGTGCGCTAGAGGAGGCAGCAGAGCCGGGCGTATCTCCGGCACACACCGTCGAGACACACGCCCCCGCCACACAAGCGGTGCCCGAGAGCGTACGTGAGGCGGAAAAGGTCACGGAAAAACACACGGGGAGGACGAGTGAGGCTGAGAAGAAGGAGACGCAGCATGTTGAGGACAACCAGAaaagag AAGTACCTGTCTCAGCTGGCCGAGGAGAGTCTGCTGCACTTCGGCTCTGA
- the rbm20 gene encoding RNA-binding protein 20 isoform X3 yields MKQAWDKNVFENGQSKQQGTGPVDSAPSFEHLQNTGSGDKYDKTVLPVGGALSGAGQNLLLTPASLQLAQLQAQLTLHRLKLAQNSNTAAAATVLNQVLSNVTMSQPLFNQLRGSSMPQAPGTGFPSTPITFPPPATPLSTLVGGAFTQNHAGIRLNHYGGGGNMNQSANPHRECGNKPSKFQAGFLGGITAGASKAGEGGQYGGTGGPKTNSQNNYQRDFYSSESQLQGSGHTEQWKTPAGFPISGKLDVGTGVGGSTWAPSTHGFIGPRAELYNPEEPTGDPKFSPAGGLGFSTAGGSQGFLGYLQQQKGEDGRGMTLQAHQLNDYHGVTPSHLPHQCTICEKKVYNLKDWDQHVKGKLHIQNRLLYTDGPALGALHFPVASEGCLESALNNSTMAYSSAAGQDVSTGGSSFLPAAPMKSFPLSGAGFTSHQPGTKFVARKPGPGRVVHICNLPEGSCTENDVINLGLPFGKVTNYILMRSTHQAFLEMAYVEAAQAMVQYYQLHPATINDQKLLIRMSKRYKELQLKKPGKDVESIIQDINSQRERDELHELDRYPQERTRSRSPVTRSLTPPSHSPSFTSCSSTHSPQAAPWMNGAGPRRGSWDWTPRDRDEWRNGEDDRPNERRKPYLKPADERSRERYFSSHHPAAADDFYKKEKLPRVSQHQRHEPKFKRRDGGGDHHRGRHSESEPGEDGRGRRTSRRHEREPNNHKESTEHRAKDRSLSPHSSKPTEPSEGERDRESEAEECGSGEDTEGECWYPKSMEELVTVDEVGEEDDSIVEPDLPELQEEEHEEEEVEVEGGREEEEETTSAKAEKRESAPDAVTEETPRPDQPDCAEAPSSHICLFPNQEFKSALEEAAEPGVSPAHTVETHAPATQAVPESVREAEKVTEKHTGRTSEAEKKETQHVEDNQKRAENTIRQPASSPQGIGIEAPSPSREQEKIISEHSIPLEVPVSAGRGESAALRL; encoded by the exons TACTGGTTCAGGAGACAAGTATGATAAGACGGTGCTTCCTGTTGGCGGAGCCTTAAGCGGAGCCGGTCAAAATCTGCTACTTACTCCGGCCAGTCTGCAGCTGGCCCAGCTCCAGGCTCAGCTCACCCTGCATCGCCTCAAACTCGCCCAGAACAGCAACACTGCTGCCGCTGCCACAGTCCTCAATCAAGTCCTCTCCAATGTGACCATGTCCCAGCCTCTATTTAACCAGCTTAGAGGCTCCAGCATGCCGCAGGCTCCAGGAACAGGCTTTCCTTCGACACCGATAACCTTTCCCCCTCCTGCCACCCCCCTAAGCACCCTTGTAGGGGGTGCCTTCACCCAGAACCATGCTGGGATCCGATTGAATCACTATGGAGGAGGTGGAAACATGAACCAGAGTGCCAACCCACACAGGGAATGTGGGAATAAGCCCAGCAAATTTCAGGCAGGGTTTCTGGGAGGAATCACAGCAGGGGCCAGTAAAGCAGGTGAAGGAGGACAGTATGGAGGCACTGGTGGTCCCAAAACCAACAGCCAAAACAACTACCAGAGAGACTTCTACTCTTCTGAGAGTCAACTCCAGGGCTCTGGCCATACAGAACAATGGAAAACCCCAGCCGGCTTTCCCATCTCGGGTAAACTTGATGTAGGAACGGGTGTCGGGGGCAGTACATGGGCACCATCCACACATGGATTTATTGGTCCACGAGCAGAGCTGTACAATCCCGAGGAGCCCACTGGTGACCCCAAATTCAGCCCAGCAGGAGGCCTTGGTTTTAGCACTGCCGGTGGTTCACAGGGGTTTCTGGGATACCTACAGCAACAGAAGGGTGAGGATGGGAGGGGCATGACTTTACAAGCGCACCAGCTCAATGACTATCATGGcgtcacaccatcacacctacCCCACCAGTGCACCATTTGTGAAAAGAAGGTTTACAACTTGAAG GATTGGGACCAGCACGTGAAGGGCAAGTTGCATATACAGAATCGCTTGCTGTACACTGACGG CCCTGCACTTGGAGCCCTGCACTTTCCCGTCGCCTCGGAAGGATGCCTCGAGTCGGCACTGAATAACAGCACCATGGCGTACTCGTCCGCCGCCGGCCAAG ATGTTTCAACCGGAGGCTCCTCTTTTTTACCAGCTGCACCTATGAAGTCATTTCCTCTCTCGGGGGCGGGATTTACGTCACACCAACCGGGGACAAAG TTTGTAGCGCGGAAGCCGGGTCCCGGGCGCGTCGTGCACATCTGTAACCTCCCTGAGGGCAGCTGCACCGAGAACGATGTGATCAACCTGGGTCTGCCCTTCGGCAAGGTCACCAACTACATCCTCATGCGCTCCACACACCAG GCTTTCCTGGAGATGGCGTACGTGGAGGCGGCTCAGGCCATGGTGCAGTACTACCAGCTCCATCCGGCCACCATCAATGACCAGAAGCTCCTCATACGCATGTCCAAGAGATACAAGGAGCTGCAGCTCAAG AAACCCGGTAAAGACGTCGAGTCCATCATCCAGGACATCAACtctcagagggagagagacgagCTGCACGAGTTGGACCG GTATCCACAAGAGCGGACGCGCTCGCGCAGCCCCGTCACTCGCTCCCTGACTCCGCCCTCACACAGCCCCAGCTTCACGTCCTGCAGCTCCACCCACAGCCCCCAGGCGGCGCCTTGGATGAACGGCGCCGGCCCGCGGCGCGGATCGTGGGACTGGACGCCGCGCGACAGGGACGAGTGGCGGAACGGCGAGGACGACAGGCCCAACGAACGCAGGAAGCCCTACCTCAAACCGGCAGACGAGCGCAGCAGGGAGCGCTATTTCTCCTCCCACCATCCCGCCGCTGCGGACGACTTCTATAAGAAGGAAAAGCTCCCGCGCGTCTCCCAGCACCAGAGACACGAGCCGAAGTTCAAGCGGCGAGACGGAGGCGGGGACCACCACAGGGGCAGACATTCGGAATCCGAGCCCGGGGAGGACGGACGAGGCAGGAGGACGAGCAGGAGGCACGAGAGAGAGCCTAACAATCAC aAAGAATCTACAGAGCACAGAGCCAAAGACAGATCGTTATCTCCGCACAGCAGCAAACCGACGGAGCCCAGCGAGGGCGAGCGCGACCGAGAGAGCGAG GCGGAGGAGTGTGGAAGTGGCGAGGACACGGAGGGCGAGTGCTGGTACCCTAAGAGCATGGAGGAGCTGGTGACCGTGGACGAGGTGGGCGAAGAAGACGACTCCATCGTCGAACCCGATCTCCCCGAGTTGCAGGAAGAGGagcatgaggaggaggaggtggaggtggagggggggcgtgaggaagaggaggagaccACGTCGGCGAAGGCGGAGAAACGGGAGTCGGCGCCGGACGCTGTAACGGAAGAAACGCCGAGGCCTGATCAGCCGGACTGCGCCGAAGCTCCGTCCTCTCACATCTGCCTCTTCCCAAACCAAGAGTTTAAAAGTGCGCTAGAGGAGGCAGCAGAGCCGGGCGTATCTCCGGCACACACCGTCGAGACACACGCCCCCGCCACACAAGCGGTGCCCGAGAGCGTACGTGAGGCGGAAAAGGTCACGGAAAAACACACGGGGAGGACGAGTGAGGCTGAGAAGAAGGAGACGCAGCATGTTGAGGACAACCAGAaaagag CAGAGAACACAATTCGGCAGCCTGCGAGTTCGCCGCAGGGGATCGGCATCGAAGCGCCGTCACCGTCGCGAGAGCAGGAGAAGATCATCAGCGAGCACAGCATCCCGCTAG AAGTACCTGTCTCAGCTGGCCGAGGAGAGTCTGCTGCACTTCGGCTCTGA